A genomic region of Drosophila kikkawai strain 14028-0561.14 chromosome X, DkikHiC1v2, whole genome shotgun sequence contains the following coding sequences:
- the Cngl gene encoding uncharacterized protein Cngl isoform X4: MKLSVSAYRAHASAHKKILSSGYHSQLNYGSTGAAAASSSSSGATATGLYTMETHDHEHGAGKFVKDVARQVHDCNSDTDVISPTGTSSSGGGGGGASGGASGGGPGTSDGGHHKRHHKSSASAMARDDDNNSAAHSSDSKSPSQRKSRIGDGASDPDSDWTRSNQRWMKLRTTVQISSAIQKKPPLKREDSFLKRFSTRQIPETQETVEDTGSESASGDVDKSVKRRRRYLQKRRSVVNPDENFYFYWLMMLTVCVLYNLWTLIVRQSFPELQQAVPTFWLICDSMTDVVFILDIIVQLRTGYLEQGLMVYDDRKLACHYVHSRDFIFDMIALIPLDLLQLKMGTHPLLRFTRFFKVYRSVRFYYIVESRTVWPNLWRVVNLIHILLILAHWFGCFYFLLSEAEGFQGDWVYPYRPGDYATLTRKYLGSLYWSTLTLTTIGDLPTPETNAEPNFSVDGPRSIPRRGIKSRLLQFGSSYGYIFTIVSYLIGVFIFATIVGQVGNVITNRNANRLEFERLLDGAKTYMRHHKVPGGMKRRVLRWYDYSWSRGRIQGGGDINTALGLLPDKLKTELALHVNLSVLKKVTIFQECQPEFLHDLVLKMKAYIFTPGDSICRKGEVAREMFIIADGILEVLSETGKVLTTMKAGDFFGEIGILNLDGLNKRTADVRSVGYSELFSLSREDVLAAMKDYPDAQEILQTLGRKRLMEVRCVNKKYAKAQSDKEAAAFAAAHPHHHQSHQSHHQGQVHQSDSSENSASKKIVDKLKHDVKGFRNVLKKSRWETSRKSDESLEMQPLHNTSPRGSKIMLKRMSRVRSDEKDADSAEAKDELHDKTPSPIGAGLPLLQRLRLLKEKQDREERAVKSTPPQKSPPHSHVTCTLSPQESIQEEPEREFSEGFPLIQRLQQLKIKNEPQANAAEPGVVMVNTPPNISSKIDSHFGGASASAVGVPGGANGSSSSTTSGGGQSLTVAQIKPIMKVSFKQKIQQLQGGGGGGGMSSSSPGPSTGAIAKKEPPKSLALAAKHEDTVTTGAGLGLGLGLGMGGPGIATISKRVVKPPGHRIDMAMGTTPSLQSDTDTDGTPIKPWSKLKLATLMSSSYTSLTNCSPTDDPGTPLKNYSLSNIPQQMDQHPRPPQRHHSARSSSRSPRHHHHHGHTHHHGHSSSSTTCSSVAGGQRREPNQLGMGMGTGTTANGATTSARRDCLRLQKPEQHLPDGELTELGGNGGRRKLYQSVFDLSPEYCGLPFVKRLKILNERQKLAELERALQTRSFSLDCSKSGPDSRVPITESLYRCYSDTSGIYSQFLSTYESTTSSTSTSISTNTSASASASASASASASASDSNSRQLLQYVPLPLSPESNETLERRKLKSILKKLQKGAGAGAGTGNGGQEEELQPGGSATNNNNNGSSSSKGPVQGQGLVQGQGLPAEPTVEGPPASAKEEYPFGGGGTNNSVVIVGTDVPSATTPTLPTPNPNSRAANSAYTYPLPLPVSGLPSPISATFPVTAPETTTSAAAWSPTLTLVTPTNSPQESFAFELLHPNPGQLQQFRDRDGGLVAGVGSASASGATGTGTGSSTSATASYIVESKSQSEFHAQSTTTTDLNLNLQLRQNTTSALGLGLGQGQGLGLGQGPGPQHEGFPEAQDYFNQILSGINHVIKTHMNEMHSKFETQFSSMAGEVRRRDAIIAQLQLKLRSIEQKSSSSALQPVATSSALVLPLSRRQKKMSQLSVDDDEPAEDEDNSSSGSSAELLFMRGDSLDTVFTSSPPIQGGRRSISPGPGRGPSRHHAASANALNCPSSYYGGPGSLSSRHAQSHPSFYSGQGNGRSSSRGGGGYREWSGGGAGGGLVSGGNSGVMVSDVTGNLTRLADSVILDIGESSSSSSSSSKINMAEEEDEEDEEEAADNAAERRRRVVVEEEEEDDEGEAAAAGQNRAGHNDWEVQMLAAEMERQERKRGHSLNPDNLGELRHCSTLLRRRRKFSDTETEFSETDMDDQLMARAGGGAGAGAAGATSSTTSAGHQSGSQRPRASSLDQFNLRYGIGRGIFKAMSIDRDKDKL, translated from the exons ATGAAACTGAGCGTGAGCGCGTATCGGGCGCATGCATCCGCACACAAGAAGATCCTCTCCAGCGGCTATCACTCGCAGCTCAACTACGGCAGCACTGGAGCGGCAGCGGcatcctcctcgtcgtcgggGGCCACTGCAACGGGCCTATATACG ATGGAAACGCACGACCACGAGCACGGAGCGGGCAAATTCGTCAAGGATGTGGCCCGCCAGGTGCACGACTGCAACAGCGACACCGATGTCATCAGTCCCACGGGCACTAGTAGctccggcggcggcggtggaggtGCCAGCGGTGGAGCCAGCGGCGGCGGGCCTGGGACAAGCGATGGCGGCCACCACAAGCGGCATCATAAGAGCAGTGCGTCGGCAATGGCCCGggacgacgacaacaacagtGCGGCCCACTCCTCGGACAGCAAAAGTCCCAGTCAGCG GAAATCGCGTATCGGAGATGGAGCTTCAGATCCAGATTCCGATTG GACGCGATCGAACCAACGCTGGATGAAGCTGCGCACCACGGTGCAAATCTCATCGGCGATACAGAAGAAACCACCGCTCAAGCGCGAAGACTCCTTCCTGAAGCGTTTCTCGACTAGACAGATACCCGAAACACAG gaaaCTGTTGAAGACACGGGTTCAGAAAGTGCCTCCGGTGACGTCGACAAGAGTGTTAAGCGACGGCGACGCTATCTGCAGAAACGACGATCCGTCGTTAATCCAGATGAGAATTTTTACTTCTATTGGTTAATGATGTTAACTGTATGTGTTCTATATAACCTATGGACCCTAATTGTGAGGCAGAGCTTTCCCGAGCTGCAG CAAGCTGTGCCCACGTTCTGGCTCATCTGCGACTCGATGACAGATGTTGTATTTATCCTAGATATAATAGTTCAATTACGCACAGGCTATCTGGAGCAGGGCCTTATG GTATACGACGACAGGAAGCTGGCCTGCCACTATGTCCACTCGCGCGACTTCATCTTCGATATGATAGCGCTAATACCATTGGATCTGCTGCAGCTCAAGATGGGCACACATCCGCTCTTGCGTTTTACGCGCTTTTTTAAA GTTTATCGATCTGTGAGATTTTATTACATCGTAGAGAGTAGAACAGTTTGGCCAAATTTATGGCGCGTTGTTAACCTAATTCATATCCTGTTAATACTGGCACACTGGTTCGgttgtttctattttttactCTCCGAGGCGGAGGGTTTTCAG GGCGATTGGGTGTATCCATATCGACCCGGGGACTATGCGACCCTGACGCGCAAATATTTGGGCAGCCTGTACTGGTCGACATTGACCCTGACGACCATCGGGGATCTGCCCACGCCGGAGACGAATGCGGA ACCGAACTTTTCGGTGGACGGCCCACGATCAATACCTAGGCGAGGCATCAAGTCGCGACTGCTTCAGTTTGGCTCTAGCTATGG ATATATTTTTACGATCGTTAGCTATTTGATTGGTGTTTTTATCTTCGCGACCATCGTCGGCCAGGTGGGCAATGTGATAACTAACCGTAATGCGAATCGCCTGGAGTTTGAGCGCCTGCTGGACGGGGCCAAGACGTACATGCGCCATCACAAg GTGCCCGGCGGCATGAAGCGTCGCGTGCTGCGTTGGTACGACTATAGTTGGTCCCGCGGCAGGATACAGGGCGGCGGTGACATCAACACGGCGCTGGGCCTGCTCCCTGATAAACTGAAAACCGAACTGGCCTTACATGTCAATCTCAGTGTGCTGAAGAAGGTGACCATATTCCAGGAGTGCCAACCAGAGTTCCTCCACGACCTGGTCCTCAAAATGAAGGCCTACATCTTTACGCCGGGCGATTCCATTTGTCGAAAGGGTGAGGTGGCCCGCGAGATGTTCATCATTGCGGATGGCATTTTGGAGGTGCTCAGTGAGACGGGCAAGGTTCTGACCACCATGAAGGCGGGTGATTTTTTTGGCGAGATCGGCATACTCAATCTGGATGGATTGAACAA ACGCACGGCGGATGTTCGTTCCGTGGGCTACTCGGAGCTGTTTTCGCTCTCCCGCGAGGATGTCCTGGCTGCCATGAAGGACTATCCCGATGCCCAAGAGATCCTGCAAACGCTGGGCCGCAAGCGCCTGATGGAGGTTCGGTgtgtgaacaaaaaatatgctaAGGCTCAGAGCGACAAGGAAGCGGCAGCCTTTGCAGCCGCCCATCCGCATCACCATCAGAGCCACCAGAGCCATCACCAGGGACAGGTGCATCAGAGCGATAGCAGCGAGAACAGTGCCTCCAAGAAGATCGTGGACAAGCTGAAGCACGATGTCAAGGGGTTCCGCAATGTGCTCAAGAAGTCCAGGTGGGA GACCTCTAGAAAGAGCGACGAATCCTTGGAAATGCAGCCACTGCATAATACATCGCCGCGCGGCAGCAAGATCATGCTGAAGCGCATGTCCCGCGTCCGATCCGACGAGAAGGATGCGGACAGTGCCGAGGCCAAGGACGAGCTGCACGACAAGACCCCCAGCCCGATTGGCGCcgggctgccgctgctgcagcgCCTGCGGCTGCTCAAGGAAAAGCAG GATCGCGAAGAGCGAGCTGTTAAGTCCACACCACCACAGAAATCTCCACCTCACTCACATGTAACGTGTACGTTATCGCCGCAGGAATCGATCCAGGAGGAGCCCGAACGCGAGTTCAGCGAAGGCTTTCCCCTGATCCAGCGACTGCAGCAGTTGAAAATTAAGAACGAGCCGCAGGCCAACGCCGCTGAACCCGGCGTCGTCATG GTCAACACGCCGcccaacatcagcagcaagaTCGATTCGCACTTCGGAGGAGCCTCTGCCTCGGCCGTGGGAGTGCCTGGCGGAGCCAACGGCAGCTCCAGCTCGACCACGTCCGGAGGTGGACAATCGCTGACGGTGGCCCAGATCAAGCCCATCATGAAGGTGTCCTTCAAGCAGAAGATCCAGCAGTTgcagggcggcggcggcggtggaggaATGTCCAGCAGCTCGCCGGGTCCAAGTACTGGAGCCATTGCCAAAAAGGAGCCGCCCAAGTCGCTCGCCTTGGCGGCCAAGCATGAGGATACGGTCACAACTGGAGCGGGTCTAggcttgggtttgggtttgggaaTGGGCGGTCCTGGCATAGCCACCATATCGAAGAGGGTGGTGAAACCGCCAGGCCATCGGATAGACATGGCCATGGGCACAACGCCATCACTACAATCGGACACCGACACCGACGGCACACCCATCAAGCCCTGGTCCAAGCTGAAGCTGGCCACGCTCATGTCCTCCAGCTACACCAGCCTGACCAACTGCTCGCCCACGGATGACCCCGGGACGCCGCTGAAGAACTACTCGCTGAGCAACATACCGCAGCAGATGGATCAGCATCCGCGACCACCGCAGCGCCATCATAGCGCCAGGAGCAGTTCACGTTCGCCGCGGCATCATCACCACCATGGCCATACGCATCATCATGGCCACAGCTCCTCCAGCACCACATGCTCCTCGGTAGCCGGTGGCCAGCGGCGGGAGCCCAATCAgctgggaatgggaatgggaacggGAACGACAGCCAATGGTGCCACCACCTCCGCCAGGCGGGATTGCCTGCGCCTGCAGAAGCCCGAACAGCATCTGCCCGACGGCGAACTGACCGAGCTGGGCGGCAATGGCGGACGAAGGAAGCTCTACCAGAGCGTTTTTGATCTGTCGCCAGAATACTGCGGTCTGCCCTTTGTCAAGCGCCTGAAGATTCTCAACGAGCGCCAGAAGCTGGCCGAGCTGGAGCGAGCCCTCCAGACGCGCAGCTTCAGCCTGGACTGCTCCAAGTCCGGCCCGGATAGCCGGGTGCCGATCACGGAGTCGCTGTATCGCTGCTATAGCGACACCTCCGGCATCTACTCGCAGTTCCTCAGCACGTATGAGTCCACCACAAGTTCCACCTCCACCTCGATATCCACGAATACATCAGCATCGGCGTCGGCCTCGGCCTCAGCCTCGGCTTCTGCTTCCGCCTCGGACAGCAACTCCAGGCAGCTGCTGCAGTATGTCCCACTGCCACTCAGTCCCGAGTCCAATGAGACGCTGGAGCGGCGCAAGCTGAAGAGCATACTCAAGAAGCTGCAGAAGGGCGCAGGCGCAGGCGCAGGCACAGGCAACGGagggcaggaggaggagctccaGCCAGGAGGATCAGCaacgaacaacaacaacaatggcagcagcagctcaaaGGGGCCGGTACAGGGACAGGGCTTGGTACAGGGTCAAGGGCTGCCCGCGGAGCCCACCGTGGAAGG CCCGCCCGCCAGTGCCAAGGAGGAGTATCCCTTCGGCGGCGGTGGGACTAATAATAGCGTTGTTATTGTTGGTACCGATGTACCGAGTGCCACTACACCTACACTTCCAACACCTAATCCAAATTCGCGCGCGGCCAACAGTGCGTATACGTATCCACTTCCGCTTCCGGTCAGCGGTCTTCCGTCTCCGATTTCAGCCACATTTCCGGTTACGGCTCCGGAAACGACAACAAGTGCCGCCGCCTGGTCGCCGACGTTGACGTTGGTAACGCCCACGAATTCGCCGCAGGAGAGTTTCGCGTTCGAGCTGCTGCATCCCAATCCCGGCCAGCTGCAGCAGTTTCGTGATCGCGATGGCGGACTCGTTGCTGGCGTTGGCAGCGCCTCAGCGTCCGGCGCTACCGGTACCGGTACCGGTTCCTCGACATCGGCAACCGCCTCATACATCGTGGAGTCCAAGTCGCAGAGCGAGTTCCATGCACagtccaccaccaccacagatttgaatttgaatttgcaGCTCAGGCAGAACACGACCAGTGCGCTGGGACTGGGCttgggacagggacagggactgggactgggacagGGTCCAGGGCCGCAACACGAAG GCTTCCCGGAGGCACAGGACTACTTCAATCAGATACTCAGCGGCATCAATCACGTGATCAAGACGCACATGAACGAGATGCACTCCAAATTCGAGACGCAGTTCTCCAGCATGGCCGGCGAAGTGCGGCGTCGCGATGCCATCATTGCCCAGCTGCAACTCAAATTGCGCTCCATCGAGCAGAAATCCTCGTCTTCAGCGCTTCAACCGGTGGCCACATCCTCCGCCTTGGTCCTGCCGCTTAGCCGGCGCCAGAAGAAGATGTCCCAGTTGTCGGTGGACGATGATGAGCCGGCCGAGGACGAGGATAACAGCAGTTCTGGCTCCTCGGCGGAGCTACTGTTTATG CGCGGCGACTCTCTGGACACGGTGTTCACCTCATCGCCACCCATTCAGGGCGGCAGGCGCAGCATATCGCCGGGTCCTGGCCGGGGTCCCAGCCGCCATCATGCCGCCTCGGCGAATGCTTTAAATTGTCCCAGCAGCTACTACGGTGGACCAGGATCGCTGAGCTCACGGCATGCCCAGAGCCATCCTAGCTTCTACTCTGGCCAGGGCAATggacgcagcagcagccgtgGCGGCGGAGGCTATCGCGAATGGAGTGGAggcggagcaggaggaggtcTGGTCAGCGGTGGCAATAGCGGCGTTATGGTCTCGGATGTCACTGGTAATTTGACACGACTGGCGGATAGCGTTATTCTGGACATTGGCgagagctccagctccagttctTCGTCCAGCAAGATCAACAtggccgaggaggaggacgaggaggatgaggaggaggcggcggatAATGCGGCAGAGCGACGCAGAAGAGTTGTggtcgaggaggaggaggaggacgacgagggggaggcggcggcggcaggtCAAAATCGAGCGGGCCACAACGACTGGGAAGTGCAGATGCTGGCCGCCGAGATGGAGCGGCAGGAGCGAAAGCGCGGTCACTCGCTCAATCCCGACAATCTCGGCGAGCTGAGACACTGCAGCACGCTGCTGCGGCGTCGCCGCAAGTTCAGCGATACGGAAACAGAGTTCAGTGAAACGGATATGGATGATCAGCTAATGGCTCGAGCgggcggaggagcaggagcaggagcagcgggAGCAACCAGCTCTACGACTTCGGCAGGCCATCAGAGCGGCAGCCAGCGGCCTAGGGCCTCCAGTTTGGATCAGTTCAACCTGCGCTATGGGATCGGGCGCGGCATCTTTAAAGCAATGAGCATCGATCGTGACAAAGACAAGCTTTGA